Proteins from a genomic interval of Scylla paramamosain isolate STU-SP2022 chromosome 26, ASM3559412v1, whole genome shotgun sequence:
- the LOC135113826 gene encoding uncharacterized protein LOC135113826, whose amino-acid sequence MDDNVEDCPVCFTTFDDTLRRPHNLPCGHTVCSPCIDVLKQQGAVTCPTCRASHAVPEAGQFPISYAVEGLVRRLRGAGLASLPAEPGKQAAPPVTRPAPKATTGLSKSAQSLLQEQEAKVLAAIRSCQEEQSQLAEYLTTLGGWSSRQQRLQDELQTLVDQSKSAQEAVHRVESRVEGRQEEVRQKEQQLHAALQSLRKAATRQEAYEVIEDTYHLMEKDSQRTGECLGVFPDVHAVTIVTRVAEASRAALQAATAAAAATQAALEAPGTAAAASGDSSLPAAWPEASCIADRLQALLAPLLTAEDLHSLTQRARGLVEAGLAFAVQDVEGQTRHARISLEDGSLYLHSLQAQALPNFTATLQMGKVVPAAPPCEVFLDLAWPGSAARRVVVSLPKDTPMGRQFMLLCSGQRGACYANTRLFKVMSEGQPEECVVGGDYQTGDGRGGAALLPHLDQGEYWESGKAGAVCCWRRINFACGAQFSITTRDMQRGGFWAGVFGQVVRGLEVVQEAAQHRPITEVTVVQYGVVLSQ is encoded by the exons ATG GACGACAACGTGGAGGACTGTCCAGTGTGCTTCACCACCTTTGACGACACCCTCAGGCGGCCACACAACCTGCCCTGTGGCCATACAGTGTGCTCGCCGTGCATTGACGTACTGAAGCAGCAGGGTGCCGTCACGTGCCCCACCTGCCGGGCGAGTCATGCCGTGCCCGAGGCGGGCCAGTTCCCCATCTCCTATGCTGTTGAGGGACTGGTGAGGAGGCTGAGGGGTGCAGGACTGGCCTCTCTGCCAGCCGAGCCAGGGAAGCAGGCAGCCCCACCAGTGACACGGCCTGCACCAAAGGCGACAACGGGACTCAGCAAGAGTGCACAGTCCCTGCTGCAGGAGCAAGAGGCGAAGGTCCTGGCTGCCATCCGCTCCTGCCAGGAGGAGCAGAGCCAGCTGGCCGAGTATCTGACAACCCTCGGTGGCTGGAGCAGTCGCCAGCAGCGGCTGCAAGACGAGCTGCAGACGCTGGTGGACCAGAGCAAGAGTGCCCAGGAGGCGGTGCACCGCGTGGAGTCCCGGGTAGagggcaggcaggaggaggtgcggcagaaggagcagcagctgcACGCCGCGCTACAGTCGCTGCGCAAGGCCGCAACACGGCAGGAAGCTTATGAGGTCATTGAGGACACATACCATCTGATGGAGAAGGACAGTCAGAGAACAGGGGAGTGCCTGGGAGTGTTTCCCGACGTCCACGCCGTCACCATCGTCACCAGG GTGGCAGAGGCATCGCGCGCAGCCCTGCAGgccgccaccgctgccgccgctgccacaCAGGCAGCCCTGGAGGCACCGGGCACTGCTGCTGCAGCCTCGGGGGACTCCAGCCTCCCAGCAGCCTGGCCCGAGGCC TCCTGCATCGCGGATAGGCTGCAGGCACTGCTGGCGCCGCTCCTGACG gCCGAGGACCTGCACAGCCTAACACAGCGTGCCAGGGGCCTGGTGGAGGCTGGCCTTGCTTTTGCCGTCCAAGACGTGGAGGGACAGACTCGGCACGCAAGGATCAGCCTTGAAGACGGCAGCCTTTACCTCCACTCCCTGCAGGCCCAGGCCCTGCCGAACTTCACCGCCACCCTGCAG ATGGGGAAGGTGGTGCCGGCCGCCCCCCCCTGCGAGGTGTTCCTGGACCTGGCGTGGCCCGGCAGCGCAGCGCggcgggtggtggtgagtcTACCCAAGGACACCCCCATGGGCCGGCAGTTCATGCTGCTGTGCTCGGGCCAGCGGGGCGCCTGCTACGCCAACACCAGGCTGTTTAAGGTGATGAGTGAGGGACAGCCggaggagtgtgtggtgggaggAGACTACCAGacaggtgatgggaggggaggagccgCCCTGCTGCCTCACCTTGACCAGGGTGAGTACTGGGAGTCAGGCAAGGCGGGTGCTGTGTGTTGCTGGCGGCGTATTAACTTTGCCTGTGGTGCTCAGTTCAGCATCACCACCCGGGACATGCAGCGTGGTGGTTTTTGGGCTGGTGTCTTTGGCCAGGTGGTGCGGGGCCTGGAGGTGGTGCAGGAGGCAGCCCAACACCGCCCCATTACTGAGGTGACTGTGGTGCAGTATGGCGTGGTGCTGTCACAGTAG